A window of Populus trichocarpa isolate Nisqually-1 chromosome 17, P.trichocarpa_v4.1, whole genome shotgun sequence genomic DNA:
tttttaaaaaaaaagacaaaaaaggtcaACCTACATTAACCTTTGAAATTTGTAACTCTAATCACAATCCCAAGACTAaccacatagaaaaaaaattatgaaaaaaaaaacaaagcaaaactctaaaaaaaggttaaaaaaatcagcttaaaaagaaaaaaaatcaagtaaacttgagtcaaccctcTAAATCtggtctaatctctaaaactcacTACACGTGAAATCATGAATCtgagttcaatcaagaaacttaatttacaaccaatttaattttaaatgatgaaaaacatttcaattttaaaaaattgtcagAGCATAaaagatagcaataaaaaaatgagcattaaaattgaaaaaaaaacaaaaggacgatgaaattgtagaaaacaataatctaaaaatgaccccaaacaaaacaaatagaatcTAAAAAATTgggaccaaatttaaaagaataagaaatagaaaggataaaattgaaaagaatttataattttatagtttattaaaaataaaaataaaatagtaattaaaatgacATAGACCAAAtgtaaagcaaaagaaaattgaagaagctTGCGTGaaattcaagaagaagaagaagaagaagaagaagaaacattcCCTGTGCTTTtgagaaaaacatatttattcccgattaatttgataatgacTAATAGGACTTGTGAAAAGATTTCAATTGTTAgtgttagattatttttatggaAATAATAGAAGTATACAATATTGTTgggatgaataattttttgactcAAATGCTGCCATGTTTTTCAATAtctaattagtattttttaaaaaacctttcaATAAATAAgattgttgaaaatattttttgcattcTTGTGAACGCACATCACACGTGGTCGGTCACATGTGAAGTGTCTTTGACCCAACTCACAGGGTGTCCCTACACTCCTCCAACACAAATCGATCCCTTTTTAAGGATCACACGCCTGTTATGATCTAATTTAAAAGTTGTGGCATCATATCTAACCAATTGATCCATATTCTCTCCTTTTACGCTGATTGTGACCCTCCGGTGACCGCTTTATCCCTCTCTCTAGCAGCAGAGTGGGAATATTTTATATGGGACTGGACGGGCATAACCTAAGGTGGAGAGGATTCCCATTCTTGAATGGAATTGAAATGGTAGAATAATCACAAATGTCTCTCTTCTTTTGGCTTTTACTAGGTGACACAAGGAATCTTGTTCCCATAACCCCATATGAGAGGTTGCGTTCTTGAAGCTTGGAAGTATTTAGTAAAGAAAATTTGtgtccctttccctttcccaaCACAACAAACACCACTCTTTATACAGGATTGGTTTGGATTTGAATGTGATTACCATTCAAAAAGCAAGAAATAATGAGAGAATCTCTTCGTTCGTTTGTATATGGTCTAGCTAGCAATTGAAAACATTGCAAGTGAACAAAAGTCATCAACAAAGCATTGAAAGAATCATATTTTAGGAGGGAATCAAGCCCCTCTCTATTCTTGCAATATGCGCGAGAATCGAGCCCCATTTGTAGATGTGCCTTTTCTTCACCACAATCTCTTGGCATCAATGGCTTTGGGTGCTTGTCCATAAGTGATCAACTTTTCTTGTAGTGTTATTATTAGATAACGTGGaacctctttcctttttttttctttggattcctGCTTTTGATGCCTACTTTTCATCATTCTTCACAAAAATCTGTTCACCTTTTGACAGTAAATTGCTTAAACTAAACAATCAGTACAAAATCTTTTTCTGAGTCTTAAATGGCTTGGTTTATTGGTGCAGAAATGATAATGATAGTCCTGCATGTTGCAACTACTTCATCTCAAATTCTCAGCACAATCGCCTATGTGAGATTAATTGAATTTCACATTTTTAACACGTCGAGTATATATGCTATACCATGCAGGACGAGTGTTCtgttaaaacttaattaaacagtGATGTAtagggaaaaaataattaacacctCATGCAATTCCTTAATTAGATAGACAAACACAAATATATAAAGCCAATGGACAATTGGATGcctgttcttttaatttttagtaattcTGATAGCTTGTTGCACGTACAGTACTCTCTGAGTTATCTGATACAAAGTTTCCTTGATTAGGAGCAAATTCTAAGTCCTCTTCCTATTGCAAGGATAAGAAAAAAGGCTAATGGAGGAGGAGCTGATTTCTTCCTGATCTACCTCGTTAGAAGAGACCTCGGTGACTCCACTTGAACATGGTGACGGAGGACCAACTCCATCAGAGCTTTGTTCCATCATAAAATCCATAAAACTAGGACTAATGATCTCAACATTTCGAGTCTCGTTAATGTTTGAAGGATTGGAAATGACCACGTTTTTTCTAGGTTTCCTCTTCCTTTGAAATACACTGTAGGCAACCCAATCTCCCACCTCCTCCATCTGTACAAGAAAGTATCAAATACACATGACCCGTTAATTCTATAGCAAAAACACTGCTGCAACTGCGTGGTGCGTACCATATATAATATCACAGtaaccacttcatatttttaccTGGGTCGTTTTGGGGCCTGTTGCCGAGCCTGCAAGGCAATATCCATGCATAACCCATTGACTTCTAGTCTTGATAgaatgctttctttctttgaaaacCAGGGTTTTCCTTGTTCCAACTGCTTTGTTGCTGTCAGAAGCTACGATTTGCTTGCCTTTGCCAATAGGTTTCCAGTAACCAGAAGGTCCAGAGCCTGCAGTTCTCTTGCATTTTGTTCCAAAGTCATTCCACTTCTTTTGGCTAAAGAAGTACCTCTTTTCCTTCAAATTACCTAGAACAAGAACAGATTATAAGGTTTAAACCAACTCAGGATCTCTCAAATAAAGGTCAAAACTCAAATGGTGAGCTTAGATAGATGAATCTAAACTCTTAAAACAATCTTGAAAAGCAGATACAATTCGCCGTGATCCaacttagttaaaaaaaaatcccagtaATTTGCTCAAAACAAAGCTAATAGAAGACTTGTAAGCACTAAACAGTATCTGATTTACAAGTtgaagaatttgaatttttgacaAACCTGGCAAGCTCGAAGGATCATTTTGGAAAACATCAAACTCAGGAATGACTGAAGCTGGCATTGGAAGACCAAGGACCTTTCGTTTCAAGTAATGAACAACAAGCTCTTCATCCGTTGGATGAAACCTGTATCCAATAGGCAATTTGAACCCTCCATTCTCAACAAAGTTTGGCCTCTCCATTTCCCAATCTCTCTAAATCTCCAAATTAAGTTTCCTAACCAAGTTGAGCTAAGACCTGGATGATCATTAACTCAGCAAGGTAAAGCTAACTTGACACACCTATAGAAACTAGCGACCTATGTTGTTGTAATATACTAAATTATGCAAACAAAAGATAAGAGGGAGAGAACCAAAATGAAAGAAGAGGCAAAGAAGACTCGTGAGTGGCCTTGGTTTGTCCTCGTGGGCTTAGGTAAGGAAAGACCAAGGTTCTTTAGacgttcatatatatatatatatatatatgtatatatatatatatatattcatatggGGCATGGCATGAAGTTAAAGAGGGAAATACCTTGGTTATTTCTAATCCCTACTCTTGCTAATTACATCACTGGAACCCCATCCTTGACTTTGAAAAAAGCTTGGCTCTATTCTGACGGGTTATTTCTGTCAGAATTCACAAACAAACGTGTACACTTGTGCTTCGGTCAAGAAGCACGCGCTCGTTTCAGACCCATGCTTAGATTATAGAAGATCTGGTCTACATTAGACGGGAAATCCAAGAGATTAAAACACTATCCTACTGGTTGATGTGACATAACACAACCGCAGATGATCCGTCTTGAAGACACATGCAGCCAAATACATAAATCAcaggaagataaaaaaaaaattctagccAAAACAACAGCGATGTTCacctatattattatattcaaatttttCTTCCCAAAAGAGTTTAGTTTTTTACGTAGTTCCTAAACTTCCCTTTTGCATATTACAATAGAAGACAGTTCCATTAATTTCTTAACTATAAATCCAATGATAACAGTGACTCACTTTCAACTCCAACTACCATTACTTtttgctaaattaaaaaaaaaaatgcatctttaTTCTCGGCTTTTTGTTTCCTCCTTGACATGTATAGCATTACCTGTAGGGttttacaataaatttattCAGAATTTTTGTAGTTTACTTAAAGCATACAGTTCTTAATTATGTAGTAATTaagtattttcaaaaaatagttttatcattgttaaatttaaattgtagatataagaaattatttgtttgtattttagaattccataattttaaaatagttggtaatttttcttatcaaagtATACCCTagcattttaattataatttcctTTAATGAGGTAATAAATTTTCTTGAGTTCTTTTCCCTTGAAAGAGGAAATGCAATTGTATGGtggtatttggatttttttttccagcgtaatataaaaattacttttaaaacttttaaaaataaaatttttttaaaaaataatcacggtcaatttgatcttttataCTTTCAGGAATAATATTAAGACTTTCATaccttaaaaaccaaaaaaaaaaaatttcaaaacttacAACTAGGAAAATTTGTGTATTTttaggcatttttttttaattatgaagttGATCAGGgttaattttggtctttttacatttttaaaaaacaatataaagacTTTCAtatctttaaaagcaaaaaaaattaaaacttgcaaCCAATGATATTTGCGTATTTTTaggctgttttttttataattagtagGTTGGGTCAATGGCGACTtagtcttttaataattttaatattaattaaaagaaagttGATGGCATGTGCAAGGCACGCGTCACCAAGTGGGCGACACTCGTACACTTTAAATAGCATGTGTACTGTCATCCCATGTCCAAACACCACTTTCTGGGGTAGTGTTAGAAGCTTATCATTGTGTTCTTCGCGGTGGTGTCACATGTGTGGTCAGAAGAGTAGTGGTTGCACTCTGGttgacttttttcttcttcttcctcttttctctctctcttctccttgcaaaaaataaatacgtcctttcatttgttttttgtattcaatttggtctttattttttttattgctatttgttttgtatttaatctttttttattgattttttcttcaattatgtccctcatcatttggtttcatttaatttctatatcaaatttagtcctcattcttttgatttctgtttgttttcttatcccttctcaatttaattttgtttttaatttcaccccttaaCATTTGATTccagattatttttatatcaaatttagtcctcattctttttatttctaattcttttgttttaaagtttttttatcgctttttttttttcaatttcattccctagcatttcattgaaaaaaaaaggtttgattggtttaacacttt
This region includes:
- the LOC18107140 gene encoding NAC domain-containing protein 83, producing MERPNFVENGGFKLPIGYRFHPTDEELVVHYLKRKVLGLPMPASVIPEFDVFQNDPSSLPGNLKEKRYFFSQKKWNDFGTKCKRTAGSGPSGYWKPIGKGKQIVASDSNKAVGTRKTLVFKERKHSIKTRSQWVMHGYCLAGSATGPKTTQMEEVGDWVAYSVFQRKRKPRKNVVISNPSNINETRNVEIISPSFMDFMMEQSSDGVGPPSPCSSGVTEVSSNEVDQEEISSSSISLFSYPCNRKRT